The Mesorhizobium loti DNA segment CTCGCCGCTGGTCTGGCCGTTCCATCGGGCGACACGGGCGAGCCCGTGGGCAATGTCGGAAATCTCGATGTCGAGCGGTGAGGGGTCGAGCAGGTCGAGCCGGCGGCCGGACAGCATGCGCTGCCAGGCGCGTGGCGGCGCACCGGTGCGGTCTGCCGCCATCAGGCTTCCTCCGCGCTGACGGTTTCCGGCGGAAAACTGAATTTGGCCCAGGCGGGAATGGCCACCGTCACCGGCACAAGGCCGGCCAGGATCGGCTGGCCGGCGTCGAGCGCCGCCTTGACCCTGTCGATGCGGGCAATGGCAAGCCCTGTTGTGCCGGCGCTCGAGCCGAGCGTGCCGGCCGGCCGGCCCTCGACGGTGAGTTCGGTGCCGGAAGCGGGCAGGGCAAGCCCGGCCCGCACGATCAGCACGCGCCGCCTTGCCGTGCCGCGATGCTGCATGCGTGAGACCACTTCCTGGCCGACATAGCAGCCCTTCCTGAAGCCGACCCCGCCGGTCTCGTCGAGCAGCACGTCATGCGGGAAGGCGTCGCCCAACGCGTAGTCGGCGCCGCTTTCGGCGATGCCGTGCGCGATGCGGAAGGCCTGCCACGCGGCGATGTCGCCGGTATCTGCAACGCCGGCATAGGAGCGCGTAACGCCTTCGTCGGGAAAGCGCCTGTCGGCAACCGCGGTTGAATCATTTTCTGAGGCGATTGACTCTCTTCCCCACGCAACGGTGACAAGCGCCTGTTCCGACTTGGTAATCTCGACCCTGGCGCGAAGTTTGTAGAGCATCAGCCGGCGAACGAAATCACCTGAAATATCGGCTCGGCATTCCAACCAGAAGGTGTTTTCGCCGGCACGCGAGATCAGGAAGTCGAACAGGATCTTGCCTTGCGGCGTCAACAGCGCACCGGGCTTGGCTTCGCCGGAGCCAAGCGTGTCGAGATCGGTGGTCAGGATGTTTTGCAGAAAGTGCTCGGCATCCGGGCCGGAGACGGAGATGAGCGCGCGGTCTTTCAGCAGGGCAAAGGGCATGGGGAGGATAAAAGCCTGATCTTGCAAAACGGTTGGCCATTACGTAAGCCGCTGACACTCCCCCCGCAAGAGAGCATGGCCATGACCTACGACCTCATCCTGACAGGCGGCACAGTGGTCAACCATGACGGCGAGGGCGCGCGTGACATCGGCGTGAAGAATGGCCGCATCGCCGCAATAGGCGATCTCCGCAAAGCCTCGGCCGGCGAGACGATCGACTGCCGCGGCCTGTACATCCTGCCTGGTGTCGTCGACAGCCAGGTGCATTTTCGTGAGCCGGGACTGGAGCACAAGGAAGATCTGGAAACGGGCTCGCGGTCGGCGGTGCTTGGCGGCGTCACCGCGGTGTTCGAGATGCCCAACACCAACCCGCTGACCACCAGCGAGGCAACGCTTGCCGACAAGGTCCGGCGCGGCAGCGGCCGCATGCATTGCGATTTCGCGTTCTGGGTCGGCGGTACCCGCGACAACGCCGGAGATGTCGGCGAGCTCGAGCGGTTGCCGGGTGCGGCGGGAATAAAGGTTTTCATGGGGTCGTCCACCGGCGACCTGCTGGTCGAGGATGACGAAGGCGTCGCCTCGATCTTGCGGAACACCCGCCGCCGTGCGGCCTTTCATTCCGAGGACGAATTCCGGCTGCGCGAGCGCCTTGGCGAACGGATCGAGGGCGACCCGTCATCGCATCCGGTCTGGCGCGACGAGATCGCCGCCTTGCGCTGCACCGAAAGGCTGGTGCGCATCGCCAGGCAGACCCGCGCCCGCATCCATGTCCTGCACATCTCGACCGCCGAGGAGATATTGTTCCTCGAACAGCACAAGGATGTCGCGACCTGCGAGGCGACGCCGCACCATCTGACGCTGAGCGCCGACGATTATGCGCGGCTGGGCACGTTGATCCAGATGAACCCGCCGGTGCGCGCCTTCCGTCATCGCGAAGGCGTCTGGCACGGCATCGCGCAAGGCATCGTCGACGTGCTCGGCTCCGATCATGCACCGCACACGTTGGCCGAAAAGGCAAAACCCTATCCGGCCTCGCCCTCGGGCATGACCGGGGTACAGACGCTGGTGCCGATCATGCTCGACCACGTCAACGCCGGTCGGCTGACCCTGCAGCGTTTCGTGGATCTGTCCAGTCACGGCCCGCAGCGCATCTTCGGCATGGCCAGAAAAGGCCGCATCGCAGCCGGCTACGACGCCGACTTCACCATCGTCGACATGAAGCGGCGTGAGACCATCACCAATGCGCAGGCCGGTTCGAAGGCAGGCTGGACGCCCTATGACGGCAAGGATGTGACCGGCTGGCCGGTCGGCACCGTCATTCGCGGCCAGCGCGTTATGTGGGAAGGCGAGATCGTCACACCAAGCCAGGGCAGAGCGGTGGAGTTTTCCGAGGCGTTGCCGGGATAGCCTCGACCTCCCCCTTGTGGGGAGATCGGACCGAAGATCCGGGAGGAGGGCGCCCTCCTCACAAGGTGAGCTCGCTCAATCCCCGGCGACGAAAAATGTCCACTGCCCGGCGGGCGTGATGCCGACGCGGTAGAAGATGTACGCACCGAACTGCTTCATGTCGTCGAAATCGCCGGCGGTGACAATTTTGAACAGTTCGACCCGCTGTTTGGCGTCAAGCTTGTCCAGCGGCAGCGCGAAGAAATACGGCCAGACATAGAGTTCCTGCGGTGTTCCGGCGTCGACATGGACATAGCCGGCACTGAGCACTTCCTCCAGGATGGCCAGGATCTCCTGGCCGTCAGGGTCGCCGGAAAGGCCTTTGAGGAAGGCGATGGCGTCGCCGTCGATGTCGGCCAGCGACAGCTGGGTCATGCTGTCGCCCTTGCCGATCAAGGGCCGGAGTTTTTCGATGTCGCCGCTCCTGCACGCTTCTATGATCAGATCATGCATGCGCCGCACGGGCTCGGGCAGCTTGCCGAGATCGTAGACGACCTCCGGCAAGGGCGCTTCGGGATCGACTCGCGGCCTGTTGGTGCCGCCATCGGATGGACTGTCAGGCTCCGCGGCGTCCGGAGCGGCCGGCTGCTGGCCGGTCGAAGGCGGCGTTCCCATTGGGTCAGGCATGGGAATCGCGCCGCCGGGCGAAACGTCGTCATTCGTCGACGGTGCGACAGGTGAGGGAAGCTCTTCGCGTTGGATCTCGCTCAGCGCATAGGCCGGTCTGCTTGCCAGGCACGTCACAAAGGCAATCGTGGCACAGCAAGCGGCGAGGCGGATGTAGAGGACCAAACCCTGCGGCCCGCCTGACATCGGAAAATTCACTGCCCGTATCTCCTTGGCTCCCGGGCACTTGATCGTCAAGGAACCGGATGTCGGTTCAGTGGCGCAGCCGCTCGGGTTCGAAGGCGCCAGCAATCACCTTCTCGCGCATGCGGTCGAGCAGGGCAAGGGCAGAGGTCTCGCCGTTGGCGCGCAGCATTTCACCGAATGCGGTTTCAAGCGCCGCCTCGGCAATGATCTCCGGCTCGATGCCGGCCGAAAGGCCTTCCGCCCAGGCTTCGCTGTGGCTCTCCACCGCGGTCAGGCGCTTTTCCTCCCTGACCAGGGCATCGATGTCGTTGGCAGCATGTTCCATAAGCGATGTCCACCCTTTCAAGCGGCGATCCATCCGTGCGGATCAGGCTTGATCTGTTCCGTTACACGCAGCCTCAAGTAAGTATCTGTAAATACGACATTTTTTTGATCGTCTTTTACAGAGGCGGCTGTATTTGGCGAAGCTGCGTTTCAACCCGGATCAAACTTAGCCGATTAGACCGGCCTGCGGGGCGAAAACCTTCAGTTTGAGTTAATTTCGCATTCGTGCGGTAACGTTTGATTAACGCTGTTGCAGAAGCGCAACATCAGGATTGCACCAAGACACAGACCGGTACAAGCCGGATTTGTCCGACATGCCCAGCGACGGCTAGGATATCTGTTGATGGATGCCTAGTTTCCGTAGCGCGAGGCGATATCACGCGACAGCGTCTCGCCTTCCTTCATGTAGCGGCTGATGGCCTCGGTAGCCGAGGCGGTGCACTGCGTATAGGTGCCGCCGAAGGAACGATAGCCGCGATTGAAGCTAGCGATGAAGCGGGCGCGCCGTTCGGGGTCCGGATTTTCCGAATCGAGCAGTTTTTCCATCTCGCCACGCCACTGGTCGCCCTTCTCGCCGCACAGATTGCGCAGGAAATGCAGCGAGCCCAGAACCTCCGCCAGCCGCATCAGTCCCGGCTCGAACGGCGACTCGGCACTGAACGCCGGCCGCGCCGGGACGGCCGCGCTGACGGCAAGGCATAAAGCGACAAGAAGAGGAGCGCGGCTCATAAGTCTATGTGGCCAAACAATTTGTCGCCTGCAAGGCGTTTCCGGCGCGGCAGTTTGGGAATTCAGCGGCTTTCAGGAGAACCAGCAGGTCGGCCAAGCAGATCTTCCGCCACCGCGAACACCGAACCGGCAAGCGGCAGCGCCGCCATCTCGTTGAGCGTATAGAAAGCGGCTGTCTCGGCATCGTCGCTGGCCATGGCCTCGCCACCGGCATAGGCCGCGCCGAAGACCGTAAGGCGGTAATCGACAGGGTGGGAATCGTCCCTGCCGTCGATATGGATTTCCCGAAGCGGGCGAAAACCGGTGGCACGCAAACCTGTCTCTTCCTGCAGCTCTCGCTTCGCGGCATCCTCCAGCGTCTCGCCGGCCTCGACCTTACCGCCGGGAAAGGCATAGAGCCCTTGCGAGGGCTGCCGCGCTCGCTTGACCAGCAGCACGGTGTCACCACGCACGACGGCCACCGAGACGGCCGGAAGTGTCTTGCGCTGTTCGTTCATGGTTTCCGATCGGGCTCGATGGCAGGTCTGTTGTGGACCGCCCAGCATGAGGAAGCTTTAGCGGTTGCGCAACGCCGCTTCCATCGCCACCTTCGACCCGAACCATTCGAAGGGCGCCAATCGACCATGTGCGGACGTTTTGCCTTGACCGCGACGCCGGACCAGACGGCCGCCTATCTGGGCTTGGCCGAGTTGGAGGGTTTCCCGCCGCGCTACAATATCGCGCCGACGCAGCCGATCCTGGTGGCGACCGCCGGCGCGCCGCGGGCACCGGGCTCCAATTTGCCCAACCGGCAGCCGATGCTGGTGCGCTGGGGGCTCATTCCCACCTGGGTCAAGGACACCAGGGAGTTTCCACTGCTGTTCAATGCGCGCTCGGAAGGCGCGATCGAAAAGGCTTCGTTCAAGGCAGCCATGCGCCATCGCCGCGCGCTGGTGCCGGCGTCGGGCTTCTATGAATGGCGGCAGACCGGGGGCAAGAAGGGGCAACCCTATTGGATCCGCCCCAGGCATGGCGGCCTGGTCGCCTTTGCCGGCCTGATCGAGACCTATGCCGAGCCGGGCGGCTCGGAAATGGACACCGGCGCCATCCTGACGGTCAACGCCAATGCCGACGTCGCCCATATCCACGATCGCATGCCGGTGGTGATCGATCCCAGGGATTTCGCCCGCTGGCTGGATTGCCGCACGCTCGAGCCGCGCGATGTCGCCGACCTGTTGCGGCCGGCGCAACTCGATTTCTTCGAGGCTATCCCCGTCTCCGACCTCGTCAACAAGGTCGCCAACGCCGGCCCGGAGATTCAGGTGAGGGGCGAGATCGGGCCGGAGCCCGAGAAGGCCAGGCGCCAGAAGCCTGGCGCCGATGACAGTCAGATGACGTTGTTCTAGCTGAGCCTGTTGTCTGGAAGCGTAAATGAGCGCCTCATCGGCGCCTTTGGCGCCGGTCGCGCACCGCTTCAGGCAGCGCGGGGCGATACGATCTTCGGTGCCGGCTTCTTCTTCTTGGCGGTGTGGAGAAGGGCGGCGACGATCGCGGCCGGGCCGATTGCGCGATAGTGGCTGGCCAGCGCCGGTTGCTTGGCGCGGGTGGCTTCTTGCTTGCTTCGAGGCATGTTTCTCTTCCCAGGTAACGTTTTCGTGTTCGCGTTTGGCCGTTGAATCCGACCAAATCGTGACGCTTGGTGATCTAGCCGGCGAATGTTTCATGACTGTGCCGACATGTTTAATAAAATGTTTCACTGGCTGATTCCGCGTGATCAAGCGACGGATTTGCCGGTCCTGGCGACGTTTTTCCTGGGGTCAGCGGCTTGACGGCAACACTGACCAAGGCGATAAAGCCGCCCATGAAAACGTCTTTCGCCATCTGTGGCATTTGCATTATTGGCTAGCCTCGCGCTGGTCCGGACGTTTTCGCCTCATCTTTCCCCAGATTGGACAAACGCCCCGGCCAGCAGGCTGGAGCCTGATTTGCGCCGAGGCGCGGGGCTGGCTTCATCCAGATAAAGAGTTCTGAACCGGGAAGGCATGGAATGTCAGACGCACCGCAGGGCCTGCGCCTCTACAACACGCTGACGCGCACGAAACAGGATTTCGTTCCGATCGATACGCTTAACGTGCGCATGTATGTCTGCGGCCCGACCGTCTACGACTTCGCCCATATCGGCAATGCCAGGCCGGTCATCGTCTTCGACGTGCTGTTCCGCTTGCTGCGCCATGTCTATGGCGAGACGCATGTCACCTATGTGCGCAACATCACCGACGTCGACGACAAGATCAACGCGCGCGCGCTCCGCGATTTCGGTGGCGAGATATCAGCCGGAAAACTGTCGCTCAACGAAGCGATCCGGCGGGTGACCGAAAAGACCGCCGACCAGTTCCACAGGGATGTCGCCACGCTCGGCTGCCTGGAGCCGACGGTTGAGCCGCGCGCCACCGAATTCGTCGAACCGCGCGCCGACGGCAAGACCGACATGATCACCTTGATTCAAAGCCTGATCAAACGCGGTCATGCCTATGTCGCGGCAGGCGAAGTTCTGTTCGACACCGCGTCGATGCCGGACTACGGCCAATTATCGAAGCGCAATCTCGACGAACAGCAGGCCGGCGCCCGCATCGCTGTCGATGCCCACAAGAAGAACCCTGGCGATTTCGTGCTGTGGAAGCTGTCGTCACCGGAAGAGCCGGGCTGGGAAAGTCCGTGGGGCAGGGGTCGGCCGGGCTGGCATGTCGAATGCTCGGCGATGTCGGCCGCCTATCTCGGCGAAGTCTTCGACATCCATGGCGGCGGCCTCGACCTGATCTTCCCGCATCATGAGAATGAGATCGCCCAGTCGCGCTGCGCCCACGGCACGTCAGTCATGGCCAATGTCTGGATGCACAATGGCTTCCTCCAGGTCGAGGGCCAGAAGATGTCGAAGAGCCTCGGCAATTTCTACTCGATCCACGAACTGCTGGAGACCGAGACCTTCGGCGGCCGCAGCTGGCCGGGCGAGGTTCTGCGGCTGGCGATGCTGATGACGCACTACCGCGAGCCGATCGACTTCTCCGTGCGCAAGCTGGAGGAGGCGGAGAACACGCTGCGCAAATGGAAACGCGCGGCGGATCTGGCGCCGGCTGCCGGGCAACTGCCGGCGCAGGTGGTCGATGCCTTGTCGGACGATCTCGCCACCTATGCCGCGTTCCAGATTTTGACGCAGATGGCCAGCGAGGCAGCGGACGGCAACGAGGCCGCCGCTGCGCTGAAGGCGTCGCTGCAATTCCTCGGCTTCGATGTCGCCTCGGCAGAGGTGGATGAGGCAGCGGTCGCCACGGCTATCGCCGACCGCTTGGCGCTGATCGCGGCCAAGAACTGGGCCGAGGCCGATCGGGTTAGGGATGAGCTTCTGGCGCAGGGCGTGCAGCTGAAGGACGGCAAGGATCCGGTGACCGGCGAGCGCGTCACGAGCTGGGAGGTTAAGCGGTGAGGTTGGAGGCTTGGACCGCAGGATTGGAGAGGACGGTGCGAGGCGCCCCCCTCTGTCCTGCCGGACATCTCCCCCTCAAGGGGGGAGATTGGCTGTCCCAGCCGCCTTCGCCAATCATCAACGCTGATGGTGGGGCGCGGTTCGCGAAGCTGCTGATCTCCCCCCTTGAGGGGGAGATGCCCGGCAGGGCAGAGAGGGGGGCCTCGCAATGACCCATCATCGGGTATCTCCCATCAATCGCGGCAATGCGCGCAAGATGCGCAGGGTCATGACCGATGCCGAGCTGAAGCTTTGGAATGAGATACGCGCACACCGACTCATGGGGCTGGCGTTTCGACGTCAAATGCCGATAGCCGGCTTCATCGTCGACTTTGCTTGCCCCAACAAGAAGCTGATCGTTGAGCTGGACGGTTCCCAGCACGCTTCTCATGAGATTTCGGCGTCCGATGCCGCGCGAACAGCCAGACTTGAGGCGCTGGGCTGGACCATCCTGCGCTTCTGGAACGACGATGTGATCCGCGATATCGACAATGTCTGCCAGCACATCGTCATCGAGGCCGGCCTCGCCGGTGCCGAAGTGCCGGCGCATGAACCAGCAACGGAGGCATTTCCATGATCGACCATCTCGGCATCGACGTTGCCGATTTCGACGCTTCGAAAGCCTTCTACGACAAGGCGATGGCGCCGCTGGGTGCCTCGCTGCTCTACATGGTGCCGCTGGAATATACCGGTGGCGCCAAGGTTGGTGGCTATGGCCGCGATCGGCCGGTATTCTGGCTGCAGGAAGGCAAGGAGGGTCAAAAGGCCCATCAGCACGTCGCCTTCACCGCGCGCAGCCGCGCCGAGGTCGATGCCTTCCATGCCGCGGCCCTTGCCGCCGGCGGCAGGGACAATGGCGCGCCGGGCCTGCGCCCGCACTATCATCCGAACTATTATGGCGCCTTCGTCTTCGATCCCGACGGCAACAATGTCGAGGCTGTCTGCCATGATCCGGAGTGAGACATGATGAGCCTCGACAACCGGCCGGTCTACACAGGCGGCTGCCAGTGCGGCGCGGTGCGCTTCCGCGTCGAGGGCACCCTTGGCGACGCCTCGATCTGCCACTGCCGCATGTGCCAGAAGGCGAGCGGCAACTTCTACCTGCCGCTGGTCTCCGTGCGCGGCGCCAAGGTTGACTGGACGCGCGGCGAGCCCAAGCGCTTCCGTTCCTCCAATGCCGCCTGGCGCGGCTTCTGCGCCGAATGCGGCACGCCGCTGACCTTCGAGGCGCCCGACGGCATGGCGCTGGCGATCGCCGCCTTCGACGATCCGGCTGGCATCGCGCCGACCATCCAGTGGGGCACGGAGGCGAAACTGCCTTATGTCGACACCATTCCGCAATTGCCGGGCGAGGACACGATGGCGGATATGGGGTCGGCCCCCTATCTCGCCGAGCTTGTCTCCTACCAGCATCCCGATCACGACACCGACCAATGGCCGCCGGAGGAAAGACCATGACCGAGACTGTCCGAACCGGCGGTTGCCAGTGCGGCGCCGTGCGCTTCCGCGTCAAGGGCGCGCTCGGGCGCCCGTCCATCTGCCATTGCCGCATGTGCCAGAAGCAGTTCGGTTCTTTCTTCGGCGCGCTCGTGACCGTGCCCAAGAAT contains these protein-coding regions:
- a CDS encoding folate-binding protein YgfZ, producing MPFALLKDRALISVSGPDAEHFLQNILTTDLDTLGSGEAKPGALLTPQGKILFDFLISRAGENTFWLECRADISGDFVRRLMLYKLRARVEITKSEQALVTVAWGRESIASENDSTAVADRRFPDEGVTRSYAGVADTGDIAAWQAFRIAHGIAESGADYALGDAFPHDVLLDETGGVGFRKGCYVGQEVVSRMQHRGTARRRVLIVRAGLALPASGTELTVEGRPAGTLGSSAGTTGLAIARIDRVKAALDAGQPILAGLVPVTVAIPAWAKFSFPPETVSAEEA
- a CDS encoding dihydroorotase, which produces MAMTYDLILTGGTVVNHDGEGARDIGVKNGRIAAIGDLRKASAGETIDCRGLYILPGVVDSQVHFREPGLEHKEDLETGSRSAVLGGVTAVFEMPNTNPLTTSEATLADKVRRGSGRMHCDFAFWVGGTRDNAGDVGELERLPGAAGIKVFMGSSTGDLLVEDDEGVASILRNTRRRAAFHSEDEFRLRERLGERIEGDPSSHPVWRDEIAALRCTERLVRIARQTRARIHVLHISTAEEILFLEQHKDVATCEATPHHLTLSADDYARLGTLIQMNPPVRAFRHREGVWHGIAQGIVDVLGSDHAPHTLAEKAKPYPASPSGMTGVQTLVPIMLDHVNAGRLTLQRFVDLSSHGPQRIFGMARKGRIAAGYDADFTIVDMKRRETITNAQAGSKAGWTPYDGKDVTGWPVGTVIRGQRVMWEGEIVTPSQGRAVEFSEALPG
- a CDS encoding Fibronectin-attachment protein FAP, which translates into the protein MNFPMSGGPQGLVLYIRLAACCATIAFVTCLASRPAYALSEIQREELPSPVAPSTNDDVSPGGAIPMPDPMGTPPSTGQQPAAPDAAEPDSPSDGGTNRPRVDPEAPLPEVVYDLGKLPEPVRRMHDLIIEACRSGDIEKLRPLIGKGDSMTQLSLADIDGDAIAFLKGLSGDPDGQEILAILEEVLSAGYVHVDAGTPQELYVWPYFFALPLDKLDAKQRVELFKIVTAGDFDDMKQFGAYIFYRVGITPAGQWTFFVAGD
- a CDS encoding mutator MutT protein, whose protein sequence is MNEQRKTLPAVSVAVVRGDTVLLVKRARQPSQGLYAFPGGKVEAGETLEDAAKRELQEETGLRATGFRPLREIHIDGRDDSHPVDYRLTVFGAAYAGGEAMASDDAETAAFYTLNEMAALPLAGSVFAVAEDLLGRPAGSPESR
- a CDS encoding cysteinyl-tRNA synthetase; the encoded protein is MSDAPQGLRLYNTLTRTKQDFVPIDTLNVRMYVCGPTVYDFAHIGNARPVIVFDVLFRLLRHVYGETHVTYVRNITDVDDKINARALRDFGGEISAGKLSLNEAIRRVTEKTADQFHRDVATLGCLEPTVEPRATEFVEPRADGKTDMITLIQSLIKRGHAYVAAGEVLFDTASMPDYGQLSKRNLDEQQAGARIAVDAHKKNPGDFVLWKLSSPEEPGWESPWGRGRPGWHVECSAMSAAYLGEVFDIHGGGLDLIFPHHENEIAQSRCAHGTSVMANVWMHNGFLQVEGQKMSKSLGNFYSIHELLETETFGGRSWPGEVLRLAMLMTHYREPIDFSVRKLEEAENTLRKWKRAADLAPAAGQLPAQVVDALSDDLATYAAFQILTQMASEAADGNEAAAALKASLQFLGFDVASAEVDEAAVATAIADRLALIAAKNWAEADRVRDELLAQGVQLKDGKDPVTGERVTSWEVKR
- a CDS encoding assimilatory nitrate reductase (NADH) subunit alpha encodes the protein MRLEAWTAGLERTVRGAPLCPAGHLPLKGGDWLSQPPSPIINADGGARFAKLLISPLEGEMPGRAERGASQ
- a CDS encoding restriction endonuclease type II-like protein, giving the protein MTHHRVSPINRGNARKMRRVMTDAELKLWNEIRAHRLMGLAFRRQMPIAGFIVDFACPNKKLIVELDGSQHASHEISASDAARTARLEALGWTILRFWNDDVIRDIDNVCQHIVIEAGLAGAEVPAHEPATEAFP
- a CDS encoding Glyoxalase/bleomycin resistance protein/dioxygenase protein/dioxygenase is translated as MIDHLGIDVADFDASKAFYDKAMAPLGASLLYMVPLEYTGGAKVGGYGRDRPVFWLQEGKEGQKAHQHVAFTARSRAEVDAFHAAALAAGGRDNGAPGLRPHYHPNYYGAFVFDPDGNNVEAVCHDPE
- a CDS encoding glutathione-dependent formaldehyde-activating protein, which encodes MMSLDNRPVYTGGCQCGAVRFRVEGTLGDASICHCRMCQKASGNFYLPLVSVRGAKVDWTRGEPKRFRSSNAAWRGFCAECGTPLTFEAPDGMALAIAAFDDPAGIAPTIQWGTEAKLPYVDTIPQLPGEDTMADMGSAPYLAELVSYQHPDHDTDQWPPEERP